The Opitutales bacterium ASA1 genome window below encodes:
- the proB gene encoding glutamate 5-kinase, which translates to MANDLPSLTKPPRRIVVKLGTGVLTSGVGQLDEARIRSIADQIHGLRVAGTEVIVVSSGAVGLGMGRLALKRRPQEMAKKQACAAIGQSLLMQVWQAAFATHGTHVAQILLTHDDLRLRHRHVAASETLEQLLAYEVVPVINENDTVSAAEIRFGDNDTLSAMVASLARAEHLVILSTAPGLIDMKGTGHVVPVVEKITPEIEAMAGGTTSETAVGGMISKISAAKVALRAGCGVFIASGAEPEILTRLFSGEGPGTFFVPQGLAMESRKRWIAYFQRPTGSIAINACAVPVLREQGRSLLAIGVTGTVGRFNVGDIVDIVGPDGTTIARGVARYSDREIAGIAGRTTEQVRPLFPGRRRFEVVHRNDLVVL; encoded by the coding sequence ATGGCGAACGATCTACCGTCGCTCACGAAACCGCCGCGTCGCATCGTGGTGAAACTGGGCACCGGCGTGCTCACCTCCGGCGTCGGTCAACTCGACGAAGCACGCATCCGCTCCATCGCCGACCAGATTCATGGCCTACGCGTGGCCGGCACCGAAGTGATCGTCGTCAGCTCCGGAGCCGTCGGCCTCGGCATGGGTCGACTCGCGCTCAAACGTCGTCCCCAAGAGATGGCGAAGAAACAGGCCTGCGCCGCCATCGGCCAAAGCCTGCTCATGCAAGTGTGGCAGGCGGCCTTCGCCACCCACGGCACCCACGTCGCGCAGATCCTGCTCACGCACGACGACCTGCGACTCCGCCACCGTCACGTGGCCGCGAGCGAGACCCTCGAGCAACTGCTCGCCTACGAAGTCGTCCCCGTGATCAACGAGAACGACACCGTCAGCGCCGCCGAGATCCGCTTCGGCGACAACGACACCCTCTCGGCCATGGTCGCCAGCCTCGCTCGCGCCGAGCACCTCGTCATCCTCTCCACCGCGCCCGGACTCATCGACATGAAGGGAACCGGCCATGTCGTACCGGTAGTCGAAAAGATCACACCCGAGATCGAAGCGATGGCCGGCGGCACGACGAGCGAGACCGCCGTCGGTGGCATGATCAGCAAGATCTCCGCCGCCAAGGTCGCCCTCCGCGCCGGCTGCGGCGTGTTCATCGCCAGCGGCGCCGAGCCGGAGATCCTCACGCGCCTCTTTTCCGGCGAGGGTCCCGGCACGTTCTTCGTCCCCCAAGGCCTCGCCATGGAGTCCCGCAAACGCTGGATCGCCTACTTCCAGCGGCCTACGGGTTCGATCGCCATCAACGCCTGCGCCGTGCCCGTCTTGCGCGAACAAGGCCGCAGCCTGCTCGCGATCGGTGTCACCGGCACCGTCGGCCGGTTCAACGTCGGTGACATCGTCGACATCGTCGGACCCGACGGCACGACGATCGCCCGCGGTGTCGCACGCTACAGCGACCGAGAGATCGCCGGCATCGCCGGCCGAACGACCGAGCAGGTACGCCCCCTCTTCCCGGGACGCCGCCGCTTCGAGGTCGTACACCGCAACGACCTCGTCGTGCTCTGA
- the ileS gene encoding isoleucine--tRNA ligase, with protein sequence MAQDLKDTLNLPRTDFPMRANLVGREPQRLAFWDKIGVYRRALEKNAGGPSFVLHDGPPFTNGHVHIGTALNKILKDIIVRYKLARGHHAPFIPGWDCHGLPIEAKVTAQLRAEGRMLETPELREACAAFSADFIETMRRQFQRLGVLGDWEAEYRTMHPAYEAEVLRTFAAFVDRGLVYRSKKPVYWSIPCETALAEAEIEYKEKTSPSIWVKFTAHQTGATGIAPGVHFVIWTTTPWTIPANLAVAVHPDLDYVEIQTGEERYVVAAALAARFAADCGIESYSIVSTHRGSAVEGISTRHPIIDRASPIVLASYVTTESGTGCVHTAPGHGVEDYHTGLRYGLEVYCPVDDQGRYVDDGKVPAALVGLSVLESDGVCPANDAVLAQLGAAGALLARKRLKHSYPHCWRSKTPVVFRALDQWFISVDHDNLRARALDAIGKVEWIPAWGENRIRGAVESKPDWCISRQRQWGVPIPVFYDEKGSPFLDTGVIRAVADKVAVHGVNLWFRESPETLLEGVAVPPAWQGVKLVKGTDTLDVWIESGTSHLAVLRQRDEKLWPADLYLEGSDQHRGWFQSSLWTSLVTRESPPYRRILTHGFVVGQDGRKISKSDGKPQTADTFIKAYGADVIRLWVASTDFRDDIPLSDEILSHIAETYRLFRNTLRFQISNLFDFEPARDSVADEALDVIDRWALGKTADLARAVTTAYESCEFHRVYQLCNQFCSVTLSSQYHDILKDRLYTLAPSAHLRRSSQTAIHRIFCTLARLLGPVLAFTTDEAWAHARSGADFTEDALLLQGWPDVSDDARFVDSVEQVDRLLRLRARVNEKIEGARQSGLIGKSLEAAVTLTGPNADPDFAAAVRHRDILAELFIVSQIHLANNDSDSLDIHVAHAVGGRCPRCWRWIDTLSGGVENETLCPRCSDAMNRH encoded by the coding sequence ATGGCCCAAGACCTGAAAGACACGCTCAACCTTCCGCGGACCGATTTCCCGATGCGAGCCAACCTCGTGGGGCGTGAGCCCCAACGACTGGCGTTTTGGGACAAGATCGGCGTCTACCGCCGGGCCTTGGAGAAAAACGCCGGTGGTCCTTCCTTCGTGTTGCACGACGGTCCCCCGTTCACCAACGGCCACGTGCACATCGGCACCGCGCTGAACAAGATTCTCAAGGACATCATCGTCCGCTACAAACTCGCGCGCGGTCACCATGCCCCGTTCATCCCGGGATGGGATTGCCATGGCCTCCCCATCGAAGCCAAGGTGACGGCCCAATTGCGTGCGGAAGGTCGGATGCTCGAGACGCCCGAATTGCGCGAAGCGTGCGCTGCGTTTTCCGCGGATTTCATCGAAACGATGCGCCGGCAGTTTCAACGGCTCGGCGTGCTCGGCGATTGGGAGGCGGAGTACCGCACGATGCACCCGGCCTACGAAGCCGAAGTGCTCCGGACCTTTGCCGCGTTCGTCGACCGTGGTCTCGTCTACCGAAGCAAGAAACCGGTCTATTGGTCGATCCCCTGCGAAACCGCGCTCGCCGAGGCCGAGATCGAGTACAAGGAGAAGACGTCGCCCTCCATCTGGGTGAAGTTCACCGCACACCAGACCGGCGCTACCGGCATCGCGCCCGGTGTGCACTTCGTCATTTGGACGACGACGCCGTGGACGATCCCCGCCAACCTCGCCGTCGCCGTCCATCCCGACCTCGATTACGTCGAAATCCAAACCGGCGAAGAACGCTATGTGGTCGCCGCCGCGCTCGCGGCCCGCTTCGCGGCCGACTGCGGGATCGAATCCTATTCGATCGTCTCCACACACCGCGGCAGTGCCGTCGAAGGAATCTCCACTCGCCATCCGATCATCGACCGCGCGAGCCCGATCGTCCTCGCCTCCTACGTCACGACCGAGAGCGGCACGGGGTGCGTCCACACCGCTCCCGGTCACGGCGTGGAAGACTACCACACGGGCCTGCGTTACGGGCTCGAAGTCTACTGCCCCGTCGACGACCAAGGACGCTACGTCGACGACGGCAAAGTTCCCGCTGCGCTCGTCGGCCTCTCGGTCTTGGAGTCCGATGGAGTCTGCCCTGCCAACGACGCCGTCCTCGCGCAACTCGGTGCCGCGGGTGCCCTCCTCGCTCGCAAACGTCTCAAGCACAGCTACCCACACTGTTGGCGCTCGAAGACCCCGGTCGTCTTCCGTGCACTCGATCAGTGGTTCATTTCGGTGGACCACGACAACCTCCGCGCCCGTGCCCTCGACGCCATCGGCAAGGTCGAGTGGATCCCGGCTTGGGGCGAGAACCGCATCCGAGGCGCAGTCGAAAGCAAACCCGACTGGTGCATCAGCCGACAGCGCCAATGGGGCGTGCCGATCCCCGTTTTCTACGACGAAAAAGGTTCGCCCTTCCTCGACACCGGCGTGATCCGCGCCGTGGCCGACAAGGTCGCCGTGCACGGCGTCAACCTCTGGTTCCGCGAGTCGCCGGAGACGCTCCTCGAAGGCGTCGCCGTCCCGCCCGCGTGGCAGGGCGTCAAGCTGGTCAAGGGCACCGACACGCTCGACGTCTGGATCGAATCCGGCACGAGCCACCTCGCCGTCCTGCGCCAACGCGACGAGAAGCTCTGGCCCGCCGATCTCTACCTCGAAGGCAGTGACCAGCATCGCGGTTGGTTCCAATCCTCCCTTTGGACCAGCCTCGTCACCCGCGAAAGCCCACCCTATCGACGCATCCTCACCCACGGATTCGTCGTCGGTCAGGACGGACGCAAGATCAGCAAGAGCGACGGCAAGCCGCAGACCGCCGACACCTTCATCAAGGCATATGGCGCCGACGTCATTCGCCTGTGGGTCGCCTCCACCGACTTCCGCGACGACATCCCGCTCTCCGACGAGATCCTCTCGCACATCGCGGAGACCTACCGGCTCTTCCGCAATACCCTGCGGTTCCAGATCTCCAACCTCTTCGACTTCGAACCCGCGCGCGACAGCGTCGCCGACGAAGCGCTCGACGTGATCGACCGCTGGGCACTCGGAAAAACCGCGGACCTCGCCCGCGCCGTCACGACCGCCTACGAGTCCTGCGAGTTCCACCGCGTCTACCAGCTCTGCAACCAGTTCTGCTCGGTCACGCTTTCCTCGCAGTATCACGACATCCTCAAGGACCGGCTCTACACGCTCGCGCCCTCCGCTCACCTGCGGCGTTCCTCGCAGACCGCCATCCATCGCATCTTCTGCACGCTCGCACGCCTCCTCGGACCTGTTCTGGCCTTCACCACCGACGAAGCATGGGCGCACGCGCGCTCCGGTGCCGACTTCACCGAGGACGCGCTCTTGCTTCAGGGCTGGCCGGATGTTTCGGACGACGCACGATTCGTCGATTCCGTGGAACAAGTCGATCGGCTCCTGCGCTTGCGCGCGCGCGTCAACGAGAAGATCGAAGGTGCCCGTCAGTCCGGCCTCATCGGCAAGTCGCTGGAGGCCGCCGTCACCCTTACCGGTCCGAACGCCGACCCGGACTTCGCGGCGGCCGTCCGCCACCGCGACATCCTCGCGGAACTTTTCATCGTCTCCCAAATCCATCTCGCGAACAACGACTCCGACTCGCTCGACATCCATGTCGCGCACGCTGTCGGCGGGCGGTGTCCGCGCTGCTGGCGGTGGATCGACACGCTTTCGGGCGGAGTCGAAAACGAAACGCTCTGCCCGCGTTGCAGCGACGCGATGAACAGACATTGA
- a CDS encoding Fe(3+) ABC transporter substrate-binding protein, which produces MKRFARLLLLLGLVTAAPARSAEINLYSHRHYEVDKAVFAEFTAQTGIRVNVVQASADQLIERLRSEGAGSPADLLLTVDAGRLQRAKDAGLLQPTSSATLDARVPASLRDPDGHWHGITVRARVIVYAPDRVKPSELSTYADLADPKWRGRLLATSAGSVYNQSLVASLLGKTDRDTTLAWTRGVLANLARRPQGGDRDQARAIAAGLADVAIVNTYYIGLLRASEDPKDRAVGEKVAVFFPDQDGAGAHVNVSGIGVTRSSRNRAEAIRFIEYLTSPEVQTRFATANHEYPLSLDTKASPMLEAFGPFKADTASIRRLGELNAGAVEILGAVGWP; this is translated from the coding sequence ATGAAACGCTTCGCTCGTCTCCTCCTTCTGCTCGGCCTCGTGACCGCCGCTCCCGCCCGGTCGGCCGAGATCAATCTGTATTCACACCGCCACTACGAGGTCGACAAGGCCGTCTTCGCCGAGTTCACCGCCCAGACCGGCATCCGCGTCAACGTCGTGCAGGCCTCCGCCGACCAGCTCATCGAGCGGCTCCGCAGCGAAGGCGCCGGCTCGCCCGCAGACCTTTTGCTCACCGTCGACGCCGGTCGCCTCCAACGCGCCAAGGACGCAGGCCTGCTTCAACCGACGTCTTCCGCGACGCTCGATGCTCGAGTGCCCGCCTCCCTGCGCGACCCGGACGGCCATTGGCACGGAATCACCGTCCGCGCCCGCGTCATCGTCTACGCGCCGGATCGGGTGAAGCCGTCCGAACTCTCCACTTATGCCGACCTCGCCGATCCCAAGTGGCGCGGCCGCCTTCTCGCCACATCGGCCGGAAGCGTCTACAACCAGTCGCTCGTCGCTTCTCTACTCGGCAAGACCGACCGCGACACGACGCTCGCATGGACCCGCGGCGTTCTCGCCAATCTCGCTCGACGCCCACAAGGCGGCGACCGCGACCAAGCGCGCGCCATCGCCGCCGGGCTCGCCGACGTCGCGATCGTGAACACCTACTACATCGGTCTGCTGCGTGCGTCGGAAGATCCCAAAGATCGGGCCGTGGGCGAAAAGGTCGCCGTGTTCTTCCCCGACCAAGACGGAGCGGGCGCACACGTCAACGTGAGCGGAATCGGCGTCACGCGCAGCTCGCGCAATCGAGCCGAAGCGATCCGATTCATCGAATACCTCACGTCGCCCGAAGTGCAGACGCGTTTCGCCACGGCCAACCACGAGTATCCACTTTCCCTCGACACGAAGGCGTCGCCCATGCTCGAGGCGTTCGGTCCCTTCAAGGCCGACACGGCGTCGATCCGCCGCCTCGGGGAACTGAACGCCGGCGCGGTCGAGATCCTCGGCGCGGTCGGTTGGCCTTGA
- the lspA gene encoding signal peptidase II: MPARASAVVRLFRYRALFVWGAVVFLLDQITKFWVDATIPFETYFEPGRITVVPSFFHLVHVGNTGAAWGMFAGKSFWLALLALATLGAIYFFRRQLELSRPVVQVIFGLLCGGIVGNLVDRLLHGHVIDFLLFTFGSFDWPAFNIADSAICIGVGLYLIFSFRNDSTPAMAP, from the coding sequence GTGCCCGCACGCGCCTCCGCCGTCGTCCGTCTGTTTCGCTACCGCGCCCTCTTCGTCTGGGGCGCGGTGGTTTTCCTACTCGATCAGATCACGAAATTCTGGGTCGACGCCACGATCCCGTTCGAAACGTACTTCGAGCCGGGTCGGATCACGGTGGTGCCGTCCTTCTTTCACCTCGTCCATGTCGGCAACACTGGAGCCGCATGGGGGATGTTCGCGGGAAAGAGCTTCTGGTTGGCCCTGCTCGCACTCGCCACGCTCGGTGCCATCTACTTCTTCCGCCGTCAGCTCGAGCTGTCCCGCCCCGTCGTTCAAGTGATCTTCGGCCTGCTGTGCGGGGGCATCGTCGGCAATCTCGTCGACCGCCTTCTCCACGGACACGTGATCGATTTTCTCCTTTTCACGTTCGGCAGCTTCGATTGGCCCGCATTCAACATCGCCGACTCCGCCATTTGCATCGGCGTCGGCCTCTACCTGATCTTCAGCTTCCGCAACGACAGCACGCCCGCGATGGCACCGTGA
- the xylA gene encoding xylose isomerase: MKKKIPSKAWFPKIKPIAYEGAGTDNPLAFRHYNPDELFDGKSMADHLRFSIAYWHTFRGAGLDPFGGATICRPWDAGRDPVDVALRRMDAAFEFFTKIRAPFWCFHDRDIAPEGTSLKESNKILDRVVAHAKSLQKSTGVKLLWGTANLFSNPRYMCGAGTNPDAHVFAYAAAQVKKALEVTQELGGENYVFWGGREGYESLLNTNMKRELDHLAALLRMAVDYAKQIGFGGQFLIEPKPKEPTKHQYDFDVASGVAFLKTYGLEDYFKFNIETNHATLAGHTFQHEIEVAAAHGMLGSIDANSGDLLLGWDTDQFNTDVRELTLAMVSILKAGGLGTGGFNFDAKIRRTSIDIDDLFHAHVGGMDAYALAFKKARTILTEGKFEKHVAARYSSFDSGFGADIENGKVGFKELEKIAFKLGEPKPVSAKQEMLENLLARYIDG; the protein is encoded by the coding sequence ATGAAAAAGAAAATCCCGTCCAAGGCCTGGTTCCCCAAGATCAAGCCCATCGCCTACGAAGGTGCCGGCACCGACAACCCGCTGGCGTTTCGCCACTACAACCCCGACGAGCTCTTCGACGGCAAGTCGATGGCCGATCACCTGCGTTTCTCCATCGCCTACTGGCACACGTTCCGTGGCGCCGGGCTCGACCCCTTCGGTGGAGCGACCATTTGCCGCCCGTGGGACGCCGGTCGCGATCCGGTCGACGTCGCACTCCGCCGCATGGACGCGGCCTTCGAATTCTTCACCAAGATCCGCGCGCCCTTCTGGTGCTTCCACGATCGCGACATCGCGCCCGAAGGCACCTCGCTCAAGGAGAGCAACAAGATCCTCGACCGTGTCGTCGCCCACGCGAAGTCGCTGCAGAAGTCGACCGGCGTGAAGCTCCTCTGGGGCACCGCCAACCTCTTCTCCAACCCGCGCTACATGTGCGGCGCCGGCACCAACCCCGACGCCCACGTCTTCGCCTATGCCGCCGCGCAGGTGAAAAAGGCTCTCGAAGTCACGCAGGAACTCGGCGGAGAGAACTACGTCTTCTGGGGTGGCCGCGAGGGCTACGAGTCGCTCCTCAACACGAACATGAAGCGCGAACTCGACCACCTCGCCGCGCTCCTGCGCATGGCGGTCGACTACGCGAAGCAAATCGGCTTCGGCGGTCAGTTCCTCATCGAGCCGAAGCCGAAGGAGCCGACGAAGCACCAGTACGACTTCGACGTCGCCAGCGGTGTGGCCTTCCTGAAGACCTACGGCCTCGAGGACTACTTCAAGTTCAACATCGAGACCAACCACGCCACGCTCGCCGGTCACACCTTCCAGCATGAGATCGAGGTCGCCGCCGCTCACGGCATGCTCGGCTCGATCGACGCCAACTCCGGCGATCTGCTCCTCGGCTGGGACACCGACCAGTTCAACACCGACGTGCGCGAGCTCACGCTCGCCATGGTCTCCATTCTCAAGGCCGGCGGCCTCGGCACCGGCGGTTTCAACTTCGACGCCAAGATTCGCCGCACCTCCATCGACATCGACGACCTCTTCCACGCCCACGTCGGCGGGATGGACGCCTACGCCCTCGCCTTCAAGAAGGCCCGCACGATCCTCACCGAAGGCAAGTTCGAGAAGCACGTCGCTGCACGCTACTCCAGCTTCGACTCCGGCTTCGGCGCGGACATCGAGAACGGCAAGGTCGGGTTCAAGGAACTCGAGAAGATCGCCTTCAAGCTCGGCGAGCCCAAGCCCGTCAGCGCCAAGCAGGAAATGCTCGAAAACCTACTCGCCCGCTACATCGACGGCTGA
- a CDS encoding iron ABC transporter permease: protein MGLREPELVIPLSAPMPDSAAALSPPASPAERTRPAGTWPWSPWSIFVLVTTAAVALPLAAVLAGLFASDGTVWTALPFTTIRTYVINSLLLVAGVVTLATLMGVATGWLVAACEFPGRRWFAWMLVLPLAIPGYIAAYGHGDLLDRAIPLIVWVRGTWGFETSRLVHDALRYAAVITVLGSVLYPYVYLAARTTFAMQGRSAVEAARLLGCGPWSAFARVSLPLARPAIAAGAVLVGMEVLNDYGAVSYFGVPTLTVGIFRFWFSFGDSETALRLAALALVTVFVLIALERWARGRSRFAEPGGTIVPLARFRLGRWNRWIAVGVCTLPVAIGFALPVGRLLHWAWIVGAPAWEAEFVRSIAQTLSIALAATALVLLASLIVGYAERIHPGRALRWCGRFAGLGYAVPAAILALGLMRAMGGMDALIGGADGPAGMTGSLLGGTVLVLLFAYVVRFLAVALFPVRAGLERVCGDLDASARCLGARPSRTLVRVDLPLLRGTLGAAAVLVFVDVLKELPLTLLLRPFNFETLGTRAFNLVDQGRLQESAPACLLVIAAGLACVYVIDRVQERATR, encoded by the coding sequence TTGGGCTTGCGCGAACCGGAGCTTGTGATCCCTCTCTCGGCTCCCATGCCCGATTCCGCCGCCGCCCTGTCGCCCCCCGCCTCCCCTGCCGAGCGGACGCGGCCCGCAGGCACGTGGCCGTGGAGTCCATGGAGCATCTTCGTACTCGTTACGACCGCTGCGGTAGCGCTCCCCCTCGCCGCCGTGCTGGCGGGCTTGTTCGCTTCCGATGGCACCGTGTGGACGGCGCTGCCGTTCACGACCATCCGCACCTACGTGATCAACTCGCTCCTGCTCGTCGCAGGAGTCGTGACGCTCGCGACCCTGATGGGCGTCGCCACCGGGTGGCTGGTGGCCGCGTGCGAGTTTCCCGGTCGGAGGTGGTTCGCGTGGATGCTCGTGCTTCCGCTCGCGATCCCCGGATACATCGCTGCCTACGGACACGGCGATCTCCTCGATCGCGCCATCCCGTTGATCGTGTGGGTGCGTGGCACGTGGGGGTTCGAAACATCGCGTTTGGTCCACGACGCACTGCGCTACGCTGCGGTGATCACGGTGCTCGGCTCCGTCCTCTACCCCTACGTCTACCTCGCAGCGCGCACGACGTTCGCGATGCAGGGGCGCAGCGCCGTCGAAGCCGCCCGTCTGCTCGGCTGCGGCCCTTGGTCGGCGTTCGCGCGCGTGAGTCTGCCGCTGGCGCGTCCCGCGATCGCCGCAGGCGCGGTGCTCGTGGGCATGGAGGTGTTGAACGACTACGGCGCCGTCTCCTACTTCGGCGTGCCCACGCTCACGGTGGGAATCTTTCGTTTCTGGTTTTCGTTCGGCGACTCCGAAACCGCGCTCCGCCTCGCGGCGTTGGCACTCGTGACGGTGTTCGTCTTGATCGCTCTGGAACGATGGGCGCGCGGGCGCAGCCGGTTCGCCGAACCCGGAGGAACGATTGTCCCACTCGCGCGGTTTCGGCTCGGACGGTGGAACCGATGGATCGCGGTCGGCGTCTGCACGCTGCCGGTCGCGATCGGCTTTGCGCTCCCCGTGGGTCGGCTTCTCCACTGGGCGTGGATCGTCGGTGCCCCGGCATGGGAGGCCGAGTTCGTCCGCAGCATCGCCCAGACGCTCTCGATCGCCCTCGCCGCGACGGCCCTCGTGCTGCTCGCGTCGTTGATCGTTGGATACGCCGAGCGCATCCACCCCGGGCGCGCCCTGCGCTGGTGCGGGCGCTTCGCGGGTCTCGGCTACGCCGTGCCCGCTGCGATCTTGGCCCTCGGCCTCATGCGCGCGATGGGGGGCATGGATGCACTGATCGGAGGTGCGGACGGACCCGCCGGGATGACCGGGAGTCTGCTCGGTGGAACGGTCCTCGTGCTGCTCTTCGCCTACGTCGTGCGTTTTCTCGCGGTGGCGCTCTTCCCGGTTCGTGCCGGATTGGAACGCGTCTGCGGCGACCTCGACGCTTCCGCCCGTTGCCTCGGCGCGCGTCCCTCGCGCACGCTCGTGCGAGTCGATCTCCCGCTGTTGCGCGGAACGCTCGGCGCCGCCGCCGTCCTGGTCTTCGTGGACGTGCTCAAGGAGTTGCCGCTCACGTTGCTGCTGCGTCCGTTCAACTTCGAGACGCTCGGTACGCGCGCCTTCAACCTCGTCGATCAAGGGCGGCTCCAGGAGTCCGCACCCGCGTGCCTGCTCGTCATCGCCGCGGGGCTGGCGTGCGTCTACGTGATCGACCGCGTGCAGGAGCGCGCCACCCGATGA
- the pyrH gene encoding UMP kinase — MPTKRSATQPIKYKRIILKLSGEVLRSAETGDPIDWNTLERICRQVKEIHDLGVEVGIVIGGGNIFRGISGTKRGVNRTTGDYMGMLATVINGLAFMECLEGMGVVTRVQSSIPMDQVAEPFILRRAVRHLEKGRVVIFVAGTGNPYFSTDTAAALRASEIGAQVLMKATKVDGVYDKDPAKHKDAVRYETLTFIEALKQRLNVLDSTAFSLCLDNNVPILVFNLNADGAIKRAVLGEKIGTTVC; from the coding sequence ATGCCGACGAAGCGATCCGCGACGCAACCGATCAAATACAAGCGCATCATCCTCAAGCTCAGTGGCGAGGTGCTGCGTTCCGCCGAGACCGGAGATCCGATCGACTGGAACACCCTCGAGCGCATCTGTCGGCAGGTGAAGGAGATCCACGACCTCGGCGTCGAGGTCGGCATCGTCATCGGCGGCGGCAACATCTTCCGCGGCATCTCCGGCACGAAGCGCGGCGTGAACCGGACCACCGGCGACTACATGGGCATGCTCGCCACCGTGATCAACGGCCTCGCCTTCATGGAATGCCTCGAGGGCATGGGGGTCGTCACCCGCGTACAGAGTTCGATCCCCATGGATCAAGTGGCCGAGCCTTTCATCCTTCGCCGCGCCGTCCGCCACCTCGAGAAGGGGCGCGTCGTCATCTTCGTCGCCGGCACGGGCAATCCCTACTTCTCCACCGATACCGCCGCCGCCCTCCGCGCGAGCGAGATCGGCGCGCAAGTCCTGATGAAGGCCACCAAGGTCGACGGCGTCTACGACAAGGATCCCGCCAAGCACAAGGACGCCGTCCGCTACGAGACGCTCACGTTCATCGAAGCGCTCAAGCAACGCCTCAACGTCCTCGATTCGACCGCGTTCTCGCTCTGCCTCGACAACAACGTCCCGATCCTCGTCTTCAACCTCAACGCCGACGGTGCCATCAAGCGCGCCGTGCTCGGCGAAAAGATCGGCACGACTGTCTGCTGA
- the frr gene encoding ribosome recycling factor — protein sequence MKAHPIIEDMLKRMQAAENHTLHEFSSIHTGKASPAMVESVMVEAYGSSMRLKEVAAITTPDSRMIVVQPWDKSLLKPVEKAIQMANVGINPSIDGSVIRLPLPELSRERRQDLVKVVHRLAEEGRVSVRNVRRDAIDAIKKQEKAAALSEDEARRLEKEVQQHTDKIMKDIGDHMAAKEKELLTV from the coding sequence ATGAAGGCGCACCCCATCATCGAAGACATGCTCAAGCGAATGCAGGCGGCGGAAAACCATACGCTGCACGAGTTCTCCTCCATCCACACCGGCAAGGCCTCCCCGGCCATGGTCGAGAGTGTGATGGTCGAAGCCTACGGCAGCTCGATGCGCCTGAAGGAAGTCGCCGCCATCACCACGCCGGACTCCCGCATGATCGTGGTCCAGCCGTGGGACAAGTCCCTGCTCAAGCCCGTCGAGAAGGCCATTCAGATGGCCAACGTCGGCATCAACCCGTCGATCGACGGTTCCGTGATCCGCCTTCCCCTGCCCGAACTCAGCCGCGAGCGCCGGCAAGACCTCGTGAAGGTGGTCCACCGCCTCGCGGAGGAGGGCCGCGTATCCGTGCGCAACGTCCGCCGCGACGCCATCGACGCGATCAAGAAACAGGAAAAGGCCGCCGCGCTCTCCGAAGACGAAGCCCGTCGCCTCGAGAAGGAGGTTCAACAGCACACCGACAAGATCATGAAGGACATCGGCGACCACATGGCCGCCAAGGAAAAAGAACTCCTCACGGTCTGA